In Zhaonella formicivorans, one DNA window encodes the following:
- a CDS encoding hydantoinase/oxoprolinase family protein: MSLVLGIDTGGTYTDGVIMDLEKQKIITKAKALTTRENLTTGIRNCIKALNFEDYKAIKLVSLSTTLATNAIVEGRGSEVGLLLIGHEPIGKLPVQHWAVVKGGHDIKGKPQAELDLEAARKAIAGFKGKVGAVAISGYLSIRNPEHEIQLRELVGEILDVPVVCAHQLTTSLGFHERTVTAALNAKLIPIIAELLESVKKVLAELQLSAPIMIVKGDGSLMSDKLAREKPIDTILSGPAASIVGATFITETKEALVLDMGGTTTDIAILRDGMPKVNKEGAVVGGWLTRVQAAEINTYGLGGDSYVQIGKDRQLCFGPQRVWPLAVVAHEHPYLVDELRGLAENEEELLFAQPTDCFMLLKETVPGQLTETEKGALNILQTGPHSLFFLAQRLEKDPNLINLQNLVNLGTLAKVSVTPTDILHANGTYKQWNAAASTVGVQILARKIGRTFTEFLELAMEGIIRELALAIIQSIAGFEGSSLWIKDNAGARYFVDKILAPKEEDTMDCTARIKIPVVAIGAPVQAYLPQVAEKINAELIIPEHAEVANAIGAATGKVMETVRILIKPGSEGGFIIHAPWERKAYMHLEDAKIYALEQAKERAAAMAEKAGAADYQLMVNSEDVYSSTNTSWQDEVYLETRIEVTAIGRPRWDDEVA; encoded by the coding sequence ATGTCGTTAGTTTTAGGCATAGATACCGGTGGTACATATACCGACGGTGTCATCATGGACTTAGAAAAGCAAAAAATCATTACCAAAGCTAAAGCGCTTACTACCAGGGAAAATTTAACAACAGGCATTCGCAATTGCATTAAAGCCTTAAACTTTGAAGATTATAAAGCAATTAAACTGGTATCTTTATCTACAACCCTGGCTACTAATGCCATTGTAGAAGGCCGAGGCTCTGAAGTGGGGTTGCTTTTAATAGGCCACGAACCTATCGGAAAATTACCCGTGCAGCACTGGGCGGTAGTAAAAGGTGGTCACGACATCAAAGGGAAACCCCAGGCAGAGCTTGATCTTGAAGCAGCCAGAAAAGCCATTGCAGGGTTTAAAGGAAAAGTCGGGGCAGTGGCAATCTCCGGTTACTTGAGTATCAGGAATCCTGAACATGAAATTCAGCTTCGGGAACTGGTAGGAGAAATACTGGATGTGCCTGTGGTATGCGCCCATCAATTAACTACATCCTTGGGTTTTCACGAGCGTACAGTAACTGCAGCTTTAAATGCTAAGTTGATTCCCATCATTGCCGAACTGCTGGAGTCGGTGAAAAAGGTGCTGGCCGAGCTGCAACTAAGTGCTCCCATAATGATTGTCAAAGGCGACGGCAGCCTGATGAGTGATAAGCTGGCTAGGGAAAAGCCAATAGATACCATCCTCTCGGGCCCTGCGGCAAGCATAGTGGGTGCAACTTTCATAACGGAAACTAAAGAGGCTTTGGTTCTGGACATGGGTGGCACAACTACGGATATAGCCATTCTCAGGGACGGAATGCCAAAGGTGAACAAAGAGGGAGCTGTAGTAGGGGGTTGGTTGACCCGGGTACAGGCCGCGGAAATCAATACCTACGGTTTGGGCGGTGACAGTTACGTGCAGATCGGCAAAGACCGACAGCTTTGCTTCGGACCCCAGAGGGTTTGGCCGTTAGCTGTAGTAGCACATGAACATCCCTACCTGGTGGATGAGCTGCGGGGACTTGCGGAAAACGAAGAGGAATTGCTATTTGCCCAGCCAACGGACTGCTTCATGCTTTTAAAAGAGACGGTACCCGGACAATTGACTGAAACCGAGAAGGGGGCTTTGAATATTCTGCAAACAGGTCCCCATTCACTGTTTTTCTTGGCGCAGAGACTGGAAAAAGACCCTAATTTAATAAATTTGCAAAATCTGGTTAACCTGGGCACTCTGGCAAAAGTTTCAGTTACGCCGACTGATATCTTGCATGCCAACGGTACTTACAAACAGTGGAACGCAGCGGCTTCTACCGTAGGCGTACAAATCTTGGCCAGGAAAATTGGTAGAACTTTCACAGAATTTTTGGAACTGGCTATGGAGGGTATCATCAGGGAATTAGCTCTGGCAATCATACAAAGCATAGCCGGTTTTGAAGGCAGTTCACTCTGGATTAAGGATAATGCCGGTGCCAGGTATTTTGTTGATAAGATTCTTGCCCCTAAAGAAGAGGATACCATGGACTGCACTGCCCGGATCAAAATTCCGGTTGTGGCCATAGGAGCACCGGTGCAGGCTTATTTGCCTCAGGTGGCTGAAAAAATAAATGCGGAGTTGATTATTCCCGAACATGCAGAAGTTGCCAACGCCATCGGGGCGGCTACCGGAAAAGTTATGGAAACCGTTAGGATTTTGATTAAACCCGGCTCGGAAGGCGGATTTATTATCCATGCTCCCTGGGAGCGCAAAGCTTATATGCATTTGGAGGATGCCAAAATATACGCCTTGGAGCAGGCTAAGGAAAGGGCAGCGGCCATGGCCGAAAAGGCAGGCGCAGCTGACTACCAGCTGATGGTAAACAGCGAGGATGTGTACAGCAGTACCAATACCAGTTGGCAAGATGAAGTTTATCTGGAAACAAGAATTGAGGTAACTGCTATAGGTCGTCCCAGATGGGACGATGAGGTTGCTTAA
- a CDS encoding glycine betaine uptake BCCT transporter, producing MENSFFGKIDKKIFGISAVISIVFVLWGALTPEQAGKSFGAALKFFTDYFGWSYMLVVTIFLVFCVALAFSKFGDIKLGKDDEAPEYSTWTWFAMLFSAGMGIGLVFWSVAEPMYHYASPPFGEGSTLASAATAMRYVFLHWGLHPWAVFAVAGLAIAYFQFRKGLPALISSTLYPLLGEEGIKGPIGKAVDILSVFATLFGVATSLGLGAMQINSGLNYVYKLPNSTSVTVVLIAVITVLFITSAVTGISRGIKWLSNVNMYLAFLIMLFVLFLGPTKFILNVFTDTIGTYLQNIVQMSFWTDPYGTNPGWVGGWTIFYWAWWIAWGPFVGGFIARISKGRTVREFILGVLIAPTLLSFIWLSIFGGTAVSMELSGDAGIAKAVSENVSTALFAMFQNLPLTALVSTLACVLIGTFFITSADSATFVMGMLTSGGDLEPKAGLKIFWGVTEGAVAAVLLLAGGLSALQTASIVSAFPFMIVMVFMMISLVKAFKGEIGLTSQGKASGKPQSADVAM from the coding sequence ATGGAGAACAGCTTTTTCGGCAAAATTGACAAGAAGATTTTCGGCATTTCCGCGGTTATTTCCATCGTCTTCGTACTCTGGGGGGCTCTTACTCCGGAACAAGCAGGTAAATCTTTCGGAGCAGCCTTAAAGTTCTTTACGGATTATTTTGGCTGGTCCTACATGCTGGTGGTCACTATTTTCCTGGTATTTTGCGTTGCGCTGGCTTTTAGTAAATTTGGCGATATTAAACTTGGAAAAGATGACGAAGCGCCGGAGTACAGCACCTGGACATGGTTTGCCATGCTGTTCAGTGCCGGCATGGGCATCGGCCTGGTGTTTTGGAGCGTGGCGGAACCAATGTACCACTATGCCAGTCCGCCCTTTGGGGAAGGTTCCACTTTGGCCTCAGCAGCAACAGCCATGCGCTATGTCTTTCTGCATTGGGGGCTCCACCCCTGGGCGGTTTTTGCCGTGGCAGGACTGGCTATTGCCTACTTCCAGTTTAGAAAAGGGTTGCCCGCATTAATCAGTTCTACTTTGTACCCGCTGTTAGGCGAAGAAGGAATTAAGGGCCCAATTGGTAAAGCTGTGGATATTCTCTCAGTCTTTGCGACCCTTTTCGGAGTCGCCACCTCCCTGGGCCTGGGGGCTATGCAGATCAACAGCGGTTTAAACTATGTCTACAAGCTTCCCAATTCTACAAGTGTGACAGTTGTGCTTATTGCCGTAATTACTGTGCTTTTTATTACTTCTGCCGTTACCGGCATCAGCAGGGGGATTAAATGGCTGAGCAATGTCAACATGTACCTTGCCTTTTTAATCATGCTGTTTGTGCTGTTTTTAGGACCTACCAAATTTATTCTCAATGTGTTTACTGATACCATCGGCACTTACCTCCAAAATATTGTGCAGATGAGCTTTTGGACGGATCCGTACGGAACCAACCCCGGATGGGTAGGCGGCTGGACCATCTTTTACTGGGCCTGGTGGATTGCCTGGGGTCCCTTTGTAGGTGGGTTTATCGCCAGGATCTCCAAGGGGCGGACTGTGCGGGAATTTATTCTGGGCGTGTTGATCGCTCCTACTTTACTGAGCTTTATCTGGCTGTCAATTTTCGGAGGTACTGCAGTATCCATGGAACTTTCCGGTGATGCCGGGATTGCCAAAGCGGTTTCTGAGAATGTATCTACGGCCCTGTTTGCCATGTTTCAAAACCTGCCTCTGACAGCACTGGTATCTACTCTTGCCTGTGTGTTAATAGGCACATTCTTTATTACTTCCGCCGACTCGGCTACCTTTGTGATGGGCATGCTCACTTCCGGGGGCGACCTGGAGCCTAAAGCGGGCTTGAAAATCTTCTGGGGTGTGACCGAGGGAGCAGTGGCTGCGGTCTTGCTGCTCGCCGGGGGGTTGAGCGCGCTGCAGACTGCCTCGATTGTATCGGCTTTTCCTTTTATGATAGTGATGGTCTTTATGATGATTTCCTTAGTAAAAGCTTTCAAGGGAGAAATAGGGTTGACTTCCCAGGGAAAAGCCAGCGGTAAACCACAATCTGCCGATGTAGCAATGTAA
- a CDS encoding PocR ligand-binding domain-containing protein, protein MRKEVLSKVSALKLQEVAEINVLQRILSSFCQATGLRAYIVDPEGEVLVQPDEQAEYCEFCQLVRANQEGMFKCKRSYARACIEASKYGKPYIFRCHAGLIVWAAPLLVEEQYVGSIVCGQVLMWEPEDFFWEEIEDMTRDLGLDAVELIKSAQKLEVLSGRRIQAAADLLFVVANYVMKTGMVTLQQRRAIAEQQAKLCEELQNRKILEEALKKIDNLSARSYSLEKEQELVRTVRQGEKTEAYRLLNELLAEILQRYSGNLKEVKARILELLVILSRAAVEGGAAIKSLLSLNSQYVEEFTRLETSEDLCHFIIKVTEQFISSIDEGKEVRKLQVVQKAGDYIRKNFRNKITVEDIAKAVYLSPCHLSKVFKQELGCTIVEFLTKVRIEEAKKLLRNPKFNVVQVADELGFKDPGYFTKVFKRSEGITPSQYREKAL, encoded by the coding sequence GTGCGCAAAGAGGTTTTGAGCAAGGTTAGCGCGTTAAAGCTTCAAGAGGTAGCAGAGATTAATGTGCTACAGCGAATATTGTCGTCTTTTTGCCAGGCCACCGGTCTTCGGGCCTATATTGTTGATCCGGAAGGGGAAGTGCTTGTTCAACCGGATGAGCAGGCAGAATACTGCGAATTTTGCCAATTGGTAAGGGCAAATCAGGAAGGGATGTTTAAATGCAAGCGCTCCTATGCCCGCGCCTGTATAGAGGCAAGTAAATACGGGAAACCTTATATTTTTCGCTGTCACGCCGGCCTAATTGTCTGGGCTGCCCCTCTCCTGGTTGAGGAACAGTATGTGGGCTCCATCGTCTGTGGGCAGGTTTTAATGTGGGAACCGGAAGATTTTTTTTGGGAAGAAATTGAAGATATGACCCGTGATCTGGGGCTAGATGCAGTTGAGTTGATAAAAAGCGCCCAAAAACTGGAAGTTCTCTCGGGGCGGAGGATTCAAGCAGCTGCCGACCTGCTTTTTGTGGTTGCCAACTATGTAATGAAAACCGGGATGGTGACCTTGCAGCAGCGCCGGGCCATCGCTGAGCAGCAGGCTAAATTGTGCGAAGAGCTACAAAACAGAAAAATCCTGGAAGAGGCGTTGAAAAAAATCGATAACTTGTCGGCCCGCAGCTATTCCCTGGAAAAGGAGCAGGAATTGGTGCGCACGGTGCGTCAAGGTGAAAAGACCGAGGCGTACCGCCTGCTAAATGAGCTTCTGGCCGAAATCCTTCAGCGGTATTCAGGGAACCTCAAGGAAGTAAAGGCGCGGATTCTGGAACTTCTGGTTATTTTGTCTCGGGCAGCCGTTGAAGGCGGGGCAGCGATTAAAAGCCTGCTGTCTTTAAATTCCCAGTATGTGGAAGAATTTACTCGTTTGGAAACCAGCGAGGACCTCTGTCATTTTATCATTAAGGTTACGGAACAGTTTATTTCCAGTATTGACGAAGGAAAAGAGGTACGAAAATTACAAGTTGTGCAAAAAGCGGGCGATTATATCAGAAAGAACTTCCGCAACAAGATTACAGTGGAAGACATAGCTAAAGCTGTTTACTTGAGCCCTTGCCATTTAAGCAAAGTCTTTAAGCAGGAACTAGGGTGCACTATTGTTGAGTTTTTGACCAAAGTGAGGATAGAAGAAGCCAAAAAGCTGTTGCGCAATCCTAAGTTTAATGTGGTGCAGGTGGCAGATGAGCTGGGCTTTAAAGACCCGGGGTACTTCACCAAAGTGTTTAAACGCAGCGAAGGTATTACTCCCAGCCAATACCGGGAAAAAGCGCTTTAA
- a CDS encoding methyltetrahydrofolate cobalamin methyltransferase, which yields MLIVGELINTSRKAIKPAVEGRDAEFIKDIAQKQVDAGADYVDVNCGTMVFNEPETMAWLVETIQEKVQAPLCIDSPNPKALEVGLSLAKYGQPMINSITAEKERFETILPLVTKYKAKIVALCMDDSGMPETAEDRLRIAKRLVQDLTAAGIPEDDIYLDPLVKPISTGDRAGMEVLETIYGIKALYPKVHGICGLSNISYGLPNRKVLNQAFMIQTMTMGMDAYILDPLDKTMMGFVYASQALLGKDEFCMKYLTAHRNGLYETA from the coding sequence ATGCTTATCGTTGGCGAATTGATTAACACTAGCAGAAAGGCTATCAAGCCGGCAGTGGAGGGCAGGGATGCAGAATTTATTAAGGATATCGCTCAAAAACAAGTGGACGCCGGCGCCGATTATGTGGATGTAAACTGCGGAACAATGGTTTTCAATGAGCCCGAAACAATGGCTTGGCTGGTGGAGACAATCCAGGAAAAAGTTCAGGCTCCTCTTTGTATCGACAGCCCGAATCCAAAGGCATTGGAAGTAGGATTATCTTTAGCTAAATACGGCCAGCCCATGATCAATTCCATCACTGCAGAGAAAGAAAGATTTGAAACTATCCTGCCTTTAGTGACTAAATATAAAGCGAAAATAGTAGCTTTGTGTATGGATGATTCCGGCATGCCGGAAACCGCAGAAGACCGCCTGCGGATTGCAAAAAGGCTGGTCCAAGACTTAACAGCAGCTGGAATTCCGGAAGACGACATCTACCTTGATCCCTTAGTTAAGCCCATCAGCACCGGTGACAGGGCAGGAATGGAAGTCTTGGAGACTATTTACGGTATCAAGGCTCTCTACCCCAAAGTTCACGGGATTTGCGGTTTAAGCAACATCTCCTACGGCTTGCCCAACCGCAAGGTTCTCAACCAGGCTTTCATGATTCAAACCATGACCATGGGCATGGATGCCTATATTTTGGATCCGCTGGACAAGACAATGATGGGGTTCGTTTATGCTTCCCAAGCTCTGCTGGGTAAGGACGAGTTCTGTATGAAGTATTTGACCGCCCATCGCAACGGTTTGTACGAGACTGCGTAA
- a CDS encoding ASKHA domain-containing protein: MKNYKVKILPHGIELAVPQGTSVMKALLEAGIYLEGPCGGRGTCGKCKIEVLDPKALLKKGAKHDIKGETKLACRLEVKQDLVISVPAVKLEESRKSTLQLKLSGHKRHSRVQKLALKVSKPTLEHPLSDQERLWNALNTGVFYPRHLRALRNLPEVLRQNSHEVTVVTRWSEVIAIEPGDTSQDLYGVAFDIGSTTLVGSLINLLTGDIVATHSEGNPQRAYGADVISRISYVSSEEKGLETLQTKVIDALNGIIEKLAAEAGIKPEMVYEVTVVGNTTMLHLFLGISPVYLAQAPYVAAVKSVADVRAVELGLKINPAGYCIVVPNIAGFVGADTVAVVLATNLDKSKEIRLAIDIGTNGEIVLGSEKGLYACSTAAGPAFEGAQIKFGMRAAPGAIERVDIADDVKIQTINSLPAIGICGSGLIDAVAEMLKVGVIDYTGRILDPESASHLPVKVRRRIVEGTNGFDFILAYRAENGLEEDLVLTQKDIRELQLAKGAILAGIQVLQQELGIDEKDIVEVLLAGAFGTYIRKESAWRIGLVPDLGLERIRAVGNAAGVGSQLVLVSEEARQNAYEIADKVRYIELSARQEFQERFMEAIYFPRWAQEGSRQGVSR, translated from the coding sequence ATGAAAAACTATAAGGTGAAAATTCTGCCCCATGGCATTGAGCTTGCAGTACCCCAGGGCACTTCGGTGATGAAAGCATTGCTTGAAGCAGGGATATACCTGGAAGGGCCTTGCGGCGGTCGTGGCACGTGTGGCAAATGCAAAATTGAGGTGCTTGATCCAAAAGCTTTGCTTAAAAAAGGTGCAAAGCATGACATTAAAGGAGAGACTAAACTTGCTTGCAGGCTGGAGGTCAAACAGGACCTGGTGATTTCCGTGCCTGCCGTTAAGCTGGAAGAAAGCCGGAAAAGCACACTGCAGCTAAAATTAAGCGGCCATAAGCGGCATAGCAGAGTACAAAAGCTGGCGTTAAAAGTATCTAAACCTACCCTGGAACACCCGCTTTCTGATCAGGAAAGGCTTTGGAACGCATTAAATACCGGTGTTTTTTACCCCAGGCATTTGAGGGCACTGCGCAATTTGCCCGAAGTACTCCGCCAAAACAGCCATGAAGTTACGGTAGTTACCCGTTGGAGCGAAGTGATTGCCATCGAGCCAGGTGATACCAGTCAGGATCTGTACGGGGTTGCGTTTGATATTGGTTCGACTACTTTAGTGGGCTCTCTGATTAATCTTTTGACAGGTGACATTGTGGCAACCCATTCCGAAGGAAACCCCCAGCGGGCTTACGGAGCCGACGTCATCTCCCGCATTTCTTATGTGAGCAGCGAAGAAAAGGGCCTGGAGACGCTGCAAACTAAAGTCATCGACGCACTAAACGGCATCATTGAGAAGCTTGCTGCCGAAGCAGGGATTAAGCCGGAGATGGTTTACGAAGTTACTGTAGTAGGAAATACTACCATGCTGCATTTGTTCTTGGGAATCAGCCCCGTTTACCTAGCTCAAGCACCTTACGTGGCTGCTGTTAAATCGGTGGCAGATGTGCGGGCGGTAGAGCTGGGTCTGAAAATTAACCCAGCAGGTTACTGCATAGTAGTTCCTAATATAGCAGGGTTTGTGGGCGCAGATACTGTGGCAGTGGTATTGGCTACCAATTTGGATAAAAGCAAAGAAATACGCTTGGCCATCGATATCGGCACCAACGGCGAGATAGTCTTAGGTTCGGAAAAAGGTCTGTATGCATGCTCCACTGCGGCAGGACCCGCTTTTGAAGGTGCCCAAATCAAGTTTGGCATGCGGGCCGCGCCGGGCGCGATAGAAAGAGTCGATATTGCTGATGATGTCAAGATTCAAACTATAAATTCTCTGCCTGCTATAGGTATCTGTGGTTCCGGCCTTATTGATGCCGTTGCCGAAATGTTGAAGGTGGGAGTGATTGATTATACGGGTCGCATTCTGGATCCGGAAAGTGCATCCCACCTGCCGGTCAAGGTTCGCCGGCGCATCGTGGAAGGAACAAACGGTTTTGATTTTATTCTGGCTTACCGCGCAGAGAACGGGCTGGAAGAAGACTTGGTGCTGACTCAAAAGGATATCCGGGAACTGCAGTTGGCTAAAGGTGCCATCCTGGCCGGTATCCAGGTGTTGCAACAGGAGCTGGGTATAGATGAAAAGGATATTGTGGAAGTGCTGCTGGCCGGCGCTTTCGGTACTTATATCAGAAAGGAAAGCGCTTGGAGAATAGGTCTTGTACCCGATTTAGGACTGGAACGCATCAGAGCCGTTGGCAATGCTGCCGGTGTTGGTTCCCAGCTTGTATTGGTTTCGGAAGAAGCCAGGCAAAATGCTTATGAGATAGCAGATAAGGTAAGGTATATAGAACTGTCGGCAAGACAAGAATTTCAGGAGAGGTTTATGGAAGCTATTTATTTCCCCCGTTGGGCACAAGAAGGCAGCAGGCAGGGCGTTAGCCGGTAA
- a CDS encoding cobalamin B12-binding domain-containing protein: MSYEEICRAVVSGNEAKVKELTKSMVDAGSDPLEIINQGLIAGMNIVGPRFKNGEMFVPEVLMSARAMSAGLDIVKPLIADTDLPSVGKVVIGTVKGDLHDIGKNLVAMMMESAGFTVINLGVDISPEKFVQAVKEHNPDVVAMSALLTTTMLSMKDTIEVLKEEGLRDKVKVVVGGAPISKDFADEIGADGFAPDAASATELCKQLIA; encoded by the coding sequence ATGAGTTACGAAGAAATTTGCAGAGCAGTAGTCAGTGGCAATGAAGCTAAAGTCAAGGAATTAACAAAAAGCATGGTGGATGCAGGTAGCGATCCGCTGGAAATCATCAACCAAGGCTTAATCGCCGGAATGAATATTGTAGGTCCTCGTTTCAAAAACGGCGAGATGTTTGTTCCGGAAGTTTTGATGTCGGCTAGAGCCATGAGCGCCGGTCTGGACATCGTGAAACCTTTAATTGCTGACACGGATTTGCCTTCCGTTGGTAAGGTTGTCATCGGCACTGTCAAAGGCGACCTGCATGACATTGGTAAAAACTTGGTAGCTATGATGATGGAAAGTGCAGGATTTACTGTAATTAATCTGGGCGTTGACATTTCTCCCGAAAAATTTGTCCAGGCTGTTAAGGAGCACAACCCTGATGTAGTAGCTATGTCAGCACTCCTCACTACAACGATGTTGTCTATGAAGGACACTATTGAGGTTCTTAAAGAAGAAGGTTTGAGGGATAAAGTAAAAGTAGTGGTTGGCGGAGCCCCCATTTCCAAGGATTTTGCTGATGAAATCGGTGCTGACGGATTTGCTCCCGACGCAGCTTCTGCTACAGAACTTTGCAAGCAGCTAATAGCTTAA
- a CDS encoding cobalamin B12-binding domain-containing protein, with translation MGELQQIAAAVIEGQAALVKKLVEEAMSDGIPPSDVLFQGLIVGMNKVSQRFQKNEFFVPEVLMASRAIHAGLRVIKPLLVDNVLPVHGKIVIGTVAGDLHDIGKNLVIMFLKAKGYEVVDLGIDVHPEQFLEAVLRYKPQVLGMSALLTTTMPMMAETVKLLERANVRDKVKIIVGGGPVTRDYCKNIRADGYASDARSAVELAAVCIKELNKEVQVC, from the coding sequence GTGGGGGAATTACAACAAATAGCTGCCGCTGTAATTGAGGGTCAAGCAGCACTTGTTAAAAAATTGGTGGAGGAGGCCATGAGCGACGGCATTCCTCCTTCGGATGTTCTATTTCAAGGTTTAATTGTGGGGATGAATAAAGTCAGCCAGCGCTTTCAAAAAAACGAATTTTTTGTTCCGGAAGTGTTGATGGCTTCCAGAGCAATCCATGCCGGGCTGCGGGTTATTAAGCCCTTGCTCGTGGATAATGTGTTGCCTGTTCACGGCAAGATAGTGATTGGAACAGTGGCCGGGGACTTGCATGACATCGGCAAAAATTTGGTCATCATGTTTTTAAAAGCCAAAGGCTATGAGGTAGTAGATTTAGGGATAGATGTCCATCCCGAGCAGTTTTTGGAAGCGGTGCTGCGCTATAAACCACAAGTGCTGGGCATGTCTGCGCTGCTCACGACAACTATGCCCATGATGGCTGAGACTGTGAAATTGTTGGAACGGGCCAATGTGCGGGATAAAGTAAAGATAATTGTAGGAGGTGGCCCGGTAACCCGGGATTACTGCAAAAATATCAGGGCTGACGGGTATGCCTCTGATGCCAGGAGTGCCGTGGAGCTGGCCGCCGTCTGTATTAAGGAGTTGAATAAAGAGGTGCAGGTATGTTAA
- a CDS encoding cobalamin B12-binding domain-containing protein: MGKLSQIAAAVIEGKAAQVKSLTEEAISEGVSPVDILFQGLVAGMTKVSERFSNEEFYIPDVLTSSRAVHAGMRVVKPLLLDKVYPAAGKVVIGTVAGDLHDIGKNMVTIFLRANGYEVIDLGIDVHPQDFLEAVSQHQPKIVGMSALLTTTMPMMASTIKLLEETNLREKVKVIIGGAPVTSEYCKAINADGYAPDARRAVELVNKLLRESV, encoded by the coding sequence TTGGGGAAGTTAAGTCAGATTGCGGCAGCTGTAATAGAGGGAAAAGCGGCACAGGTAAAATCCTTAACGGAAGAAGCCATAAGTGAAGGCGTTTCGCCTGTGGACATTCTTTTTCAGGGTTTGGTAGCGGGCATGACTAAGGTCAGTGAGCGCTTTAGCAACGAAGAATTTTATATTCCCGACGTGTTGACATCATCCAGGGCGGTCCACGCAGGGATGAGGGTTGTGAAGCCACTGCTCTTGGATAAGGTCTATCCGGCTGCCGGTAAAGTTGTAATCGGAACTGTAGCCGGAGACTTGCATGATATAGGTAAAAATATGGTGACTATTTTTTTAAGAGCTAACGGCTATGAGGTCATTGATCTAGGTATTGACGTGCATCCCCAGGATTTCTTGGAAGCGGTATCGCAGCATCAGCCTAAAATAGTAGGCATGTCTGCATTGCTCACTACCACTATGCCAATGATGGCCAGTACAATTAAACTTCTGGAAGAGACTAATTTGAGGGAAAAAGTAAAAGTAATAATAGGTGGTGCCCCTGTCACCTCTGAGTACTGCAAAGCTATCAATGCTGACGGTTATGCACCTGACGCCAGGCGGGCAGTGGAACTGGTCAATAAATTGCTCCGGGAAAGTGTTTAA
- a CDS encoding PocR ligand-binding domain-containing protein, with translation MLDGVLNGVNRHQIQELGEESVLRQILSSFSKATGLQASIVDSQGETIVTSEKEEKYCEFCQMVRTSETGVYKCKRSYARAGLEASKYGKPYIFRCHAGLIAWAAPILIEENYLGAIVCGQVLAWEPEDFFWEEIKEMTRGLGVDVSKLIECAQKLEVLSGEKIQAAADLLFVVANHIMKTGMITLQQRRAISEQQARLGEEIQARKKLEEALKKMDSLSVRGYSLEKERELVSRVRQGDGAGALRLLNEILAEILQRYLGNVKEVKARILELVVLISRAAVEGGASLKQLLALNSQYVEEFTRLTTVEEACHWIENVTQQFIICIEESKGSRNLQVIQKAGDYMRNNYRKKITLEDVAQAVYLSPCHLSKIFKQELGCTIMEFLTKIRIEEAKKLLRDPKYNVIQVADDLGFRDPGYFTKVFKRSEGITPSQYREKAF, from the coding sequence ATGCTAGATGGAGTTCTGAACGGGGTTAACAGGCACCAAATCCAGGAGCTCGGAGAGGAAAGTGTCTTACGGCAAATTTTATCCTCTTTCAGCAAGGCAACGGGGTTACAGGCAAGTATAGTGGATTCACAGGGAGAAACAATTGTTACCTCGGAAAAAGAAGAAAAATATTGTGAATTTTGTCAAATGGTGAGAACATCGGAAACAGGCGTATATAAGTGCAAGCGTTCTTATGCCCGGGCAGGCCTGGAAGCCAGCAAGTATGGCAAACCATATATTTTCCGCTGCCATGCAGGGTTAATTGCCTGGGCCGCCCCTATTCTAATCGAAGAGAACTATCTGGGGGCCATTGTCTGCGGGCAGGTGCTGGCCTGGGAACCGGAGGATTTCTTCTGGGAAGAGATCAAGGAAATGACACGGGGACTTGGGGTAGATGTGAGTAAACTCATAGAGTGCGCCCAGAAATTGGAAGTTCTCTCCGGAGAGAAAATCCAGGCTGCTGCTGATTTGTTATTTGTGGTTGCTAACCATATCATGAAGACCGGAATGATTACATTGCAGCAGCGCAGGGCTATCAGCGAACAGCAGGCACGCCTGGGGGAAGAAATACAAGCCAGAAAAAAACTGGAAGAGGCTTTGAAAAAAATGGACAGTCTCTCGGTCCGCGGTTACTCTTTGGAAAAGGAACGGGAACTGGTCAGCAGGGTTCGACAAGGGGATGGGGCAGGAGCGCTGCGCCTGCTCAATGAAATCCTGGCCGAGATCTTGCAGCGTTATTTAGGCAACGTTAAGGAAGTAAAAGCCAGGATTTTGGAACTGGTGGTTTTGATCTCCAGGGCAGCAGTAGAAGGCGGGGCCTCGCTCAAACAACTTCTGGCACTTAATTCCCAGTATGTGGAAGAATTTACCCGGTTAACTACCGTGGAAGAAGCTTGTCATTGGATTGAAAATGTTACACAGCAGTTTATTATCTGCATTGAGGAAAGCAAAGGTTCACGAAATTTACAGGTCATCCAGAAAGCCGGCGATTACATGCGCAATAATTACCGCAAAAAAATTACATTGGAAGATGTCGCCCAGGCTGTGTATTTAAGCCCCTGCCATCTTAGCAAAATATTTAAGCAGGAATTAGGCTGTACTATTATGGAGTTTTTAACTAAAATCAGAATAGAAGAAGCTAAAAAGCTTTTGCGGGACCCGAAATATAATGTTATTCAAGTAGCCGATGATCTAGGGTTTAGGGACCCCGGTTACTTCACCAAAGTATTTAAGCGCAGTGAGGGGATAACTCCCAGTCAGTACAGGGAAAAAGCATTTTAA